Genomic DNA from Dermochelys coriacea isolate rDerCor1 chromosome 27, rDerCor1.pri.v4, whole genome shotgun sequence:
GCGGGAGGGGCCTGGCGATAGCTCCCAGGGTGTAGGGGCTGGAAAGGGTGAAGTCCCTTATGTGCGTAGGGCCTACATGTGGTCCGTAtggagtgtgcgtgtgtgtgcgcgtgtgtgcccGCATGCCTCGGTGCATGTGTCCGCTCTGTGACCCTCCGTCAGTTTGTCAATAGCACCTAGCCAATGAACCGGCTTCCCCAACAACAGTGCTGCCCCGGGGGAGCAAGCGTCCGGCCCTGAGCCCATTCCCTCCCGGCCTGGGATCACCCAGCAGTACCAGGCCCTGCTTATGGCTGTGCCGCACCCCCAGCCTCCGGTAGAGCCCAGGAGCCCCCGACGTTCCCCCTGAGGGAGGCCAGCTGGGCATGTCGGGGGGGAAACCCACCTCCCCAGAAGGGGCCAGCCCCAGCTCACGCAGACCCCTAGTGTAGCAGCAGAGCCGCGGTGCCAGCCTGTGCCATGGCCCGAGGAGGAGCCCGCAGCGAGTGCTGGGACCAGCCAGTCCTGGCAGAGGCAGCACCAGCACAGGGGAAAATCAGGAACATTTATTTCATGTAAAAATACGTTACACGCTGTGAATCTGGCTTGCAGCCAGCCGGGTCACCCGGGGCGCGGCCCTGCCAAGTCTCAGCCCCGGCCTCTGGAGTCTGCTCCTCGGCTGTTACCCCTGGGCTCTGCTGTTGGCCCCGTCCTCTGAGCCCTGCTCAGCCGGCGCCGCCGAGCCCCCCGCAGGGCTGAGCTGGATGGGCACGTTCCTCGCGGGGATGGCTGGGGGGGCCAGGCACGGGGCTTCAATGCACAGCTGCCCCTCCTTGGAGATGGAGCAGGTCAGGCGGTCGGTGTCCACGGCCTCGGGCACATCCCACTCCCTCTTGAACACCTCGTACTTGTAGGAGAAGGAGCCTTTGCTGTCCTCGCTTTGCGTCTCCTTCCTGCCCGTCAGCAGCACCTTCCTGCCCACCAGCTTCACCGCCAGCTCCTGTGGCGCGAAGCCCCGGACGTCCTGCCGCACGGCAAAGGGCTCGGCTGTCCCCTGGGCCAGGGCCGCGCTGGAGCTCTGGCCTGGCTCCCCGCCGGGGCTGCCGCTCCCTCCGCCAGCCACGAGCTGCCCCATGCTGCTTGCAAACTCCCTGGCTgtctccagctcccgcagcagcTCCCGCTCCAGCTCAGCAAAGAGGGCACCCGGGGCCGGCCACAGAGTGCGCAGGGGGCCCAGCCGGGCAGCcacggggccggggccgggggcgggcggCAGGAGGTGCAGGTGGCATAGCAtcgctgctgctggggctgccgCCGGCTCGGGGCTGAGTCCTctccagtgggggctgggggccgATCTGCTCGGGGCCGGGGGCCGGCAGCTTTTATCCCCTCCCGTAGGGGCCTGGCCCCTTCCAGAACCCTCTGGCCCTGACGCCCCCGCCAGGCCCCATTGCCTATTTTTATGAGGCTGATGGTGAGGGGTTACTCATGGGCCAAAATAACAGTGACGGCAGCCCTGGCCTGGATTCCCTGCTCCAAATAGAGCAGTGGGACAGGGCCAccggctcaggttacaggcaTGTGCGCCAGCCCCACTACCAGccgggcctggggaggggaaccCCCGTGGTGCCTGCTTTTACCTGCTGTGAGGATTAGCCTGGAGCAGGGGCTCAGgtctgatcacaatggtcccctctggcctgggGATCTAAGGGCCTAGGAGCAGCGGGGCAGGAAAACCCCAGGGCTGAGAGGGGCTCACAGCTGAGCAGCACAACGCCAGGAGTGTCCTTCAGCCCCTGCGCACATCTCCTGCCTCCTGGCACCGAGGGTCTTGCtctgggggaaggagacagttCTTTAGCACCTGGCGCTTCAAACCCGAACGCTGCCCTGTCCCAGAGGCCAGCCAGCCATTCAGCACACATCCCTGGTGCACCGGCCCAGGTCTGTCACCTCTAGTCCCTGCTTTCTAGCCCTCCATAAATGGACCCCAAGCGGAAGGGGGTGTCCGCACTAGGCTCTTTCAGGCCAGGCCGTGGGACAGGCCCTTCAGTGCCCTGGTTGGGAAATCAACAACTGCCCTTGAGTGGGGCTTGAGTCCCCTCGTTAGCCCATCACGTGATGAGTTATTGCTTGTGTGTCAGGAGCACCCTGAGCTGGGAGACCCTGTGTGCTGGGCCTAGTACACACAGTGAAGAATTCCCAGCCTCAGGCATTTACAAACTAATCAAGGTGTagggaagagaaactgaggcacagaacaggggAAATTACaaggtcattggcagagctgggaatagaggcCGGGTTCCCCAAGTCCCAGCCCATGGGCCGACCCACTCCGCCCCAttgcctctctgctggctgcattGAATTGGCAACGTGCATAAGTTCTGTGGGGCAGGCACTTCTGAGCCAGGCAGGTGCACCCTGGGCATTCAGCCAAGGGCAGTCATTCCCCGCTGCCCGGTGTGTGTAACCTGGAGGGGAGGAGCTGGCACTAGAGGGGAGGGACCAGCGctggaggctggggcagggctgggccatggGCAAGGTTGGCAGGGCCCGTGCCGTGGCTCCACTCGATCTGGCAAAGGAAGGTTGATCACAGGCCGTTGACGGGGGTTGCAGAGCTGCCAGGAGTTTCTATTTTGAGGCTGAGACGAGGCTGCTAATTATAAGCTAGCAGGAGGGCAGAGCCGGGAGCCAGGCATGCGGTGTGGGAGCTGCATGTCCTGGGGGCTGGGTAATGGGAATGAGCTGTCCCAGTCAGCCAAGAACATCAGGGCCAGAGGGTTCTGGAAGGGGCCAGGCCCCTACGGGAGGGGATAAAAGCTGCCGGCCCCCGGCCCCGAGCAGATcggcccccagcccccactggagAGGACTCAGCCCCGAGCCGGcggcagccccagcagcagcgaTGCTATGCCACCTGCACCTCCTGccgcccgcccccggccccggccccgtgGCTGCCCGGCTGGGCCCCCTGCGCACTCTGTGGCCGGCCCCGGGTGCCCTCTTTGCTGAGCTGGAGCGGGAgctgctgcgggagctggagacAGCCAGGGAGTTTGCAAGCAGCATGGGGCAGCTCGTGGCTGGCGGAGGGAGCGGCAGCCCCGGCGGGGAGCCAGGCCAGAGCTCCAGCGCGGCCCTGGCCCAGGGGACAGCCGAGCCCTTTGCCGTGCGGCAGGACGTCCGGGGCTTCGCGCCACAGGAGCTGGCGGTGAAGCTGGTGGGCAGGAAGGTGCTGCTGACGGGCAGGAAGGAGACGCAAAGCGAGGACAGCAAAGGCTCCTTCTCCTACAAGTACGAGGTGTTCAAGAGGGAGTGGGACGTGCCCGAGGCCGTGGACACCGACCGCCTGACCTGCTCCATCTCCAAGGAGGGGCAGCTGTGCATTGAAGCCCCGTGCCTGGCCCCCCCAGCCATCCCCGCGAGGAACATGCCCATCCAGCTCAGCCCTGCGGGGGGCTCAGAGGACCGGGCTGACGTCAGCAGAGCCCAGGGGTAACTCCCTGAGCTGCTGGCAGTGGCCCCGGCAGAGCAACCAAGAACAGATTTTTGGAGCCTAAAACAAGTGGCTTCAAATGAGCATCCGTTTTTGTCACTATGGTCAGAGCAAAAGTGATTCCAAATAGTTTTTGTACCAAATAAATTCCTCTCCCTAGAAATCAGACCCTGCTGGTTGAGTCAATTCCCAGGCACGTTGGCGTGGGTCAGTCTTGGCTGCTGACGTACAAGGATTAGGTCCCATGGGGCaggacagagcagcaggagaagcagccccagggtctgtctacactgcacactaaccTGGTTTTGCAGATTGGAGCTT
This window encodes:
- the LOC119849102 gene encoding heat shock protein 30C-like, coding for MLCHLHLLPPAPGPGPVAARLGPLRTLWPAPGALFAELERELLRELETAREFASSMGQLVAGGGSGSPGGEPGQSSSAALAQGTAEPFAVRQDVRGFAPQELAVKLVGRKVLLTGRKETQSEDSKGSFSYKYEVFKREWDVPEAVDTDRLTCSISKEGQLCIEAPCLAPPAIPARNVPIQLSPAGGSAAPAEQGSEDGANSRAQG
- the LOC119848855 gene encoding heat shock protein beta-11-like, with protein sequence MGMSCPSQPRTSGPEGSGRGQAPTGGDKSCRPPAPSRSAPSPHWRGLSPEPAAAPAAAMLCHLHLLPPAPGPGPVAARLGPLRTLWPAPGALFAELERELLRELETAREFASSMGQLVAGGGSGSPGGEPGQSSSAALAQGTAEPFAVRQDVRGFAPQELAVKLVGRKVLLTGRKETQSEDSKGSFSYKYEVFKREWDVPEAVDTDRLTCSISKEGQLCIEAPCLAPPAIPARNMPIQLSPAGGSEDRADVSRAQG